The following coding sequences are from one Musa acuminata AAA Group cultivar baxijiao chromosome BXJ2-4, Cavendish_Baxijiao_AAA, whole genome shotgun sequence window:
- the LOC135609047 gene encoding beta-galactosidase 11-like isoform X1 produces MAVSPETTARTLVSLFLLAAIASTGAAHGGGSVQGVTYDSRSLIINGRRELLFSGSVHYPRSTPEMWPDIIQKAQHGGLNVIQTYVFWNIHEPLYGQFNFQGRYDLVGFIKLVQKNGMYVTLRLGPFIQAEWNHGGFPFWLREVANITFRTDNEPFKHHMERFARTIVQMMKDEKLFASQGGPIILLQIENEYNNVARAFEGGSKYIQWAGNMAVGLGAGVPWVMCKQNDAPGPVINACNGRNCGDTFTGPNHPSKPSLWTENWTAQYRVFGDPPSQRSAEDIAYSVARFFSKNGTLTNYYMYHGGTNFGRTGAAFMMTRYYDEAPLDEYGRQTPRKLRSGFLVIALTSVLHADPGMEKEPKWGHLRDLHHALKLCRKGLLWGTPSVQAFDKGFEARLYEIPESHVCVAFLTNTNRKEDGTVSFRGEEYYLPRRSISILPDCKTVVFNSQRVNAQHNARTFDVAKESSMKNQWQMTSDLIPTLRHASVISKGPLELMNLTKDTTDYLWYTTSFKLDADDLPRRQDIRPVLQVSNLGHAMHAFVNGKYIGSGHGTKIEKSFVFQKPMDLNAGTNHIAILGLTVGLPDSGAYLEHRLAGVHTVVIQGLNAGTLDLSHSVWGHQVGLTGETLGIFSEKGVNAVKWEEAKSDTPVMWYKRYFDAPSGHDPVALEMNSMGKGLVWINGESIGRYWISYLNPLGKASQSVYHVPRSFLKPKDNLMVVFEEHGGKPEDIQIMTVKRDDICTVVSDLHPAHVRSWSRENSKIRSVDDDAKPEARLKCTGKKVIQSIDFASFGNPGGMCGNFTTGSCHTPQAKAVAEKACLGKESCVLPVAPEAYGADVGCPETMATLAVQAKCVPKK; encoded by the exons ATGGCGGTGTCGCCGGAGACCACGGCGCGGACTCTCGTCAGTCTCTTCCTCCTCGCCGCCATCGCCAGCACCGGCGCGGCCCACGGCGGCGGCAGCGTACAAGGAGTGACTTATGATAGCCGGTCACTGATCATAAACGGAAGGAGAGAGCTTCTCTTCTCGGGGTCGGTCCATTACCCTCGAAGCACACCCGAG ATGTGGCCGGACATCATCCAGAAGGCTCAGCATGGGGGACTGAACGTGATCCAAACCTACGTCTTCTGGAACATCCACGAGCCTCTCTACGGGCAG TTCAATTTCCAAGGGAGATATGACTTGGTGGGGTTCATAAAGCTGGTGCAGAAGAATGGGATGTATGTGACCCTCCGACTCGGTCCCTTCATCCAAGCGGAATGGAATCATGG AGGGTTCCCGTTCTGGCTTCGGGAGGTCGCCAACATCACCTTCCGAACAGACAACGAACCCTTCAAG CATCATATGGAAAGGTTTGCCAGGACGATTGTGCAGATGATGAAGGACGAGAAGCTATTTGCCTCTCAAGGAGGTCCCATCATCCTATTACAG ATCGAGAACGAGTACAACAACGTGGCGCGAGCATTCGAGGGCGGCTCAAAATACATTCAGTGGGCAGGCAACATGGCCGTGGGGCTCGGCGCCGGCGTGCCGTGGGTGATGTGCAAGCAGAACGACGCTCCCGGTCCCGTG ATCAATGCATGCAACGGGAGGAACTGCGGCGATACCTTTACAGGGCCGAACCATCCGAGCAAGCCTTCCCTGTGGACTGAGAACTGGACTGCTCA GTACAGGGTCTTCGGTGATCCACCATCTCAGAGGTCAGCAGAGGATATTGCATACTCCGTAGCACGCTTCTTCTCAAAGAACGGCACCCTCACGAACTACTACATG TATCACGGAGGAACCAACTTTGGAAGAACCGGCGCGGCTTTTATGATGACGAGATACTACGACGAAGCTCCCCTGGATGAATACGGTAGGCAGACTCCTCGGAAGCTTCGATCTGGGTTTCTCGTCATCGCACTGACATCCGTTCTTCATGCTGATCCAGGGATGGAGAAGGAGCCCAAATGGGGGCATCTGAGGGACCTGCACCATGCACTGAAGCTGTGCAGGAAGGGTCTGCTCTGGGGGACGCCGTCCGTCCAAGCCTTTGACAAGGGTTTTGAG GCCAGATTGTATGAGATACCGGAGAGCCATGTATGCGTTGCCTTCTTGACCAACACCAACAGGAAAGAAGACGGCACGGTGAGCTTCCGAGGCGAGGAGTACTATCTCCCCCGCCGCTCCATCAGCATTCTGCCGGACTGTAAGACTGTGGTGTTCAATAGCCAGAGA GTCAACGCTCAGCACAATGCGAGGACGTTCGATGTAGCGAAGGAATCCAGCATGAAGAACCAATGGCAGATGACGAGCGACCTCATCCCGACGCTTCGCCATGCCTCGGTTATATCCAAAGGGCCCCTGGAGTTGATGAACTTGACCAAGGACACCACGGACTATCTGTGGTACACAACAAG CTTCAAGTTGGATGCTGACGATCTACCTCGGCGACAGGACATCCGACCTGTGCTTCAAGTTTCAAACCTCGGCCATGCAATGCATGCGTTCGTCAATGGCAAATACATAG GATCTGGGCATGGAACAAAGATCGAGAAAAGTTTTGTCTTCCAGAAGCCAATGGATCTAAATGCAGGAACCAACCACATCGCAATCTTAGGCTTGACTGTTGGATTGCCG GATAGTGGAGCGTACTTGGAACACAGACTTGCCGGCGTTCATACCGTCGTCATCCAAGGTCTCAACGCCGGAACGTTGGATTTGTCGCACAGCGTGTGGGGGCACCAG GTTGGATTGACCGGGGAGACGTTGGGCATCTTCTCTGAGAAGGGAGTGAATGCTGTCAAGTGGGAGGAGGCTAAGAGTGATACCCCAGTCATGTGGTACAAG AGATACTTCGATGCTCCATCCGGACATGATCCAGTTGCTTTGGAAATGAACTCGATGGGGAAAGGACTGGTGTGGATCAACGGCGAAAGCATCGGTCGTTACTGGATCTCCTACCTCAATCCTCTCGGGAAGGCTTCTCAATCAGT GTATCACGTGCCGCGGTCCTTCTTGAAGCCGAAGGACAACCTCATGGTCGTCTTCGAGGAGCACGGCGGGAAGCCGGAGGACATACAGATCATGACGGTGAAGAGGGACGACATCTGCACCGTCGTCTCCGATCTCCACCCCGCACACGTCAGGTCATGGTCGAGGGAGAACAGCAAGATCCGAAGCGTCGATGACGACGCGAAGCCGGAGGCTCGGTTGAAGTGCACGGGGAAGAAGGTGATCCAGTCCATTGATTTCGCAAGCTTTGGGAACCCCGGCGGCATGTGCGGCAACTTCACCACAGGGAGCTGCCATACGCCGCAGGCCAAGGCTGTAGCCGAGAAG GCCTGCTTGGGGAAGGAGTCCTGCGTGTTGCCGGTGGCGCCGGAGGCATACGGTGCTGACGTTGGGTGTCCGGAGACGATGGCCACTCTTGCAGTGCAGGCCAAGTGCGTCCCGAAGAAGTAG
- the LOC103973828 gene encoding synaptotagmin-2, with product MGFVSTALGLCGFGVGLSAGIVIGYFLFIYFQPSDVKDPKIRPLVEHDSKSLEQMLPEIPLWVKNPDYDRIDWLNKFLEMMWPYLNKAICRTAKQIADPIIADNTVKYKLDSVEFETFTLGSLPPTFQGMKVYITEEKELIMEPSLKWAGNPNVVVVVKAYGLKLTAQVVDLQIFATPRITLKPLVPSFPCFAKILVSLMDKPHVDFGLKLLGADLMAIPGLYRFVQETIKNQVANMYLWPKTLEVPVLDVSKASRKPVGILHLKVIRAYKLKKKDLLGKSDPYVKLKLGDDKLPSKKTRVKHSNLNPEWNEEFKFVIRDPENQFVELNVYDWEQVGKHEKMGMNVIRLNELAPDEPKTLTLDLLKNLESRDVQSDKSRGQIVVEALYKPFKEKEVPKDVGENADEVEKAPDGTPSGGGLLVVIVHEAKDLEGKHHTNPYVRVTFRGEEKKTKHIKKNRDPRWEEEFQFVCEEPPINDKMHVEVLSRAPSIGIHPKESLGYVTISLTDVVNNKRTNETYHLIDSKNGRIQIELQWRTS from the exons ATGGGGTTTGTGAGCACGGCGTTGGGGCTCTGTGGGTTCGGCGTGGGGCTGTCGGCGGGGATCGTCATCGGATACTTCCTCTTCATCTACTTCCAGCCCTCCGATGTCAAG GATCCTAAAATCCGTCCACTTGTTGAACATGATTCGAAATCATTGGAACAGATGCTTCCTGAAATTCCCCTGTGGGTGAAGAATCCAGACTATGATCGA ATTGATTGGTTAAATAAGTTTCTAGAAATGATGTGGCCTTATCTCAATAAG GCTATCTGCAGAACTGCAAAACAAATTGCAGATCCAATAATTGCTGACAATACCGTAAAGTATAAACTCGATTCAGTTGAAtttgaaaccttcactcttggttCACTGCCACCTACTTTTCAAG GAATGAAAGTGTACATTACAGAAGAGAAGGAGCTCATTATGGAACCATCACTGAAGTGGGCTGGGAACCCTAATGTCGTCGTTGTTGTGAAAGCCTATGGATTAAAATTGACTGCACAG GTGGTGGATTTGCAAATCTTTGCCACTCCACGCATTACATTAAAGCCGTTGGTCCCTAGCTTTCCTTGTTTTGCAAAAATCTTGGTGTCTCTCATGGACAAG CCACATGTTGACTTTGGTCTAAAACTTTTGGGGGCTGATCTTATGGCAATTCCTGGCCTTTATAGATTTGTTCAG GAAACAATAAAAAATCAGGTTGCAAATATGTACCTGTGGCCTAAAACACTAGAAGTGCCAGTTCTGGATGTTTCAAA AGCCTCAAGGAAGCCTGTTGGAATTCTTCATTTGAAGGTTATCAGAGCATATAAGTTAAAAAAGAAAGACCTATTGGGGAAATCAGACCCATATGTCAAACTGAAGCTTGGAGACGATAAGCTTCCATCAAAAAAGACAAGAGTGAAGCATAGCAATCTTAATCCTGAGTGGAACGAGGAATTTAAGTTTGTTATCAGAGATCCAGAAAATCAATTTGTTGAACTTAATGTCTATGACTGGGAACAG GTGGGGAAACATGAAAAGATGGGCATGAACGTCATTCGACTGAATGAACTTGCCCCCGATGAGCCAAAAACTCTGACACTCGACTTGCTTAAGAATCTTGAGAGTAGAGATGTTCAGAGTGACAAATCACGTGGACAGATTGTTGTGGAAGCGTTGTACAAACCTTTCAAGGAAAAAGAGGTACCAAAAGATGTCGGTGAGAATGCAGATGAAGTAGAAAAAGCTCCTGATGGTACACCATCAGGCGGCGGTTTGCTTGTTGTTATTGTTCATGAAGCTAAAGATCTTGAGGGCAAGCACCATACAAACCCTTACGTGCGTGTCACCTTTCGAGGAGAGGAGAAGAAAACTAAA CACATAAAGAAAAACAGAGATCCAAGATGGGAGGAAGAGTTTCAGTTTGTATGTGAGGAGCCTCCTATCAATGATAAAATGCATGTGGAAGTACTCAGTAGGGCACCAAGTATTGGCATACACCCTAAG gaaagtttgggatATGTTACCATTAGCCTCACAGATGTGGTGAACAACAAGAGAACCAATGAGACATATCATCTCATCGACTCCAAAAATGGTCGAATTCAAATAGAACTGCAGTGGAGGACTTCTTAG
- the LOC135609047 gene encoding beta-galactosidase 11-like isoform X2: protein MAVSPETTARTLVSLFLLAAIASTGAAHGGGSVQGVTYDSRSLIINGRRELLFSGSVHYPRSTPEMWPDIIQKAQHGGLNVIQTYVFWNIHEPLYGQFNFQGRYDLVGFIKLVQKNGMYVTLRLGPFIQAEWNHGGFPFWLREVANITFRTDNEPFKHHMERFARTIVQMMKDEKLFASQGGPIILLQIENEYNNVARAFEGGSKYIQWAGNMAVGLGAGVPWVMCKQNDAPGPVINACNGRNCGDTFTGPNHPSKPSLWTENWTAQYRVFGDPPSQRSAEDIAYSVARFFSKNGTLTNYYMYHGGTNFGRTGAAFMMTRYYDEAPLDEYGMEKEPKWGHLRDLHHALKLCRKGLLWGTPSVQAFDKGFEARLYEIPESHVCVAFLTNTNRKEDGTVSFRGEEYYLPRRSISILPDCKTVVFNSQRVNAQHNARTFDVAKESSMKNQWQMTSDLIPTLRHASVISKGPLELMNLTKDTTDYLWYTTSFKLDADDLPRRQDIRPVLQVSNLGHAMHAFVNGKYIGSGHGTKIEKSFVFQKPMDLNAGTNHIAILGLTVGLPDSGAYLEHRLAGVHTVVIQGLNAGTLDLSHSVWGHQVGLTGETLGIFSEKGVNAVKWEEAKSDTPVMWYKRYFDAPSGHDPVALEMNSMGKGLVWINGESIGRYWISYLNPLGKASQSVYHVPRSFLKPKDNLMVVFEEHGGKPEDIQIMTVKRDDICTVVSDLHPAHVRSWSRENSKIRSVDDDAKPEARLKCTGKKVIQSIDFASFGNPGGMCGNFTTGSCHTPQAKAVAEKACLGKESCVLPVAPEAYGADVGCPETMATLAVQAKCVPKK from the exons ATGGCGGTGTCGCCGGAGACCACGGCGCGGACTCTCGTCAGTCTCTTCCTCCTCGCCGCCATCGCCAGCACCGGCGCGGCCCACGGCGGCGGCAGCGTACAAGGAGTGACTTATGATAGCCGGTCACTGATCATAAACGGAAGGAGAGAGCTTCTCTTCTCGGGGTCGGTCCATTACCCTCGAAGCACACCCGAG ATGTGGCCGGACATCATCCAGAAGGCTCAGCATGGGGGACTGAACGTGATCCAAACCTACGTCTTCTGGAACATCCACGAGCCTCTCTACGGGCAG TTCAATTTCCAAGGGAGATATGACTTGGTGGGGTTCATAAAGCTGGTGCAGAAGAATGGGATGTATGTGACCCTCCGACTCGGTCCCTTCATCCAAGCGGAATGGAATCATGG AGGGTTCCCGTTCTGGCTTCGGGAGGTCGCCAACATCACCTTCCGAACAGACAACGAACCCTTCAAG CATCATATGGAAAGGTTTGCCAGGACGATTGTGCAGATGATGAAGGACGAGAAGCTATTTGCCTCTCAAGGAGGTCCCATCATCCTATTACAG ATCGAGAACGAGTACAACAACGTGGCGCGAGCATTCGAGGGCGGCTCAAAATACATTCAGTGGGCAGGCAACATGGCCGTGGGGCTCGGCGCCGGCGTGCCGTGGGTGATGTGCAAGCAGAACGACGCTCCCGGTCCCGTG ATCAATGCATGCAACGGGAGGAACTGCGGCGATACCTTTACAGGGCCGAACCATCCGAGCAAGCCTTCCCTGTGGACTGAGAACTGGACTGCTCA GTACAGGGTCTTCGGTGATCCACCATCTCAGAGGTCAGCAGAGGATATTGCATACTCCGTAGCACGCTTCTTCTCAAAGAACGGCACCCTCACGAACTACTACATG TATCACGGAGGAACCAACTTTGGAAGAACCGGCGCGGCTTTTATGATGACGAGATACTACGACGAAGCTCCCCTGGATGAATACG GGATGGAGAAGGAGCCCAAATGGGGGCATCTGAGGGACCTGCACCATGCACTGAAGCTGTGCAGGAAGGGTCTGCTCTGGGGGACGCCGTCCGTCCAAGCCTTTGACAAGGGTTTTGAG GCCAGATTGTATGAGATACCGGAGAGCCATGTATGCGTTGCCTTCTTGACCAACACCAACAGGAAAGAAGACGGCACGGTGAGCTTCCGAGGCGAGGAGTACTATCTCCCCCGCCGCTCCATCAGCATTCTGCCGGACTGTAAGACTGTGGTGTTCAATAGCCAGAGA GTCAACGCTCAGCACAATGCGAGGACGTTCGATGTAGCGAAGGAATCCAGCATGAAGAACCAATGGCAGATGACGAGCGACCTCATCCCGACGCTTCGCCATGCCTCGGTTATATCCAAAGGGCCCCTGGAGTTGATGAACTTGACCAAGGACACCACGGACTATCTGTGGTACACAACAAG CTTCAAGTTGGATGCTGACGATCTACCTCGGCGACAGGACATCCGACCTGTGCTTCAAGTTTCAAACCTCGGCCATGCAATGCATGCGTTCGTCAATGGCAAATACATAG GATCTGGGCATGGAACAAAGATCGAGAAAAGTTTTGTCTTCCAGAAGCCAATGGATCTAAATGCAGGAACCAACCACATCGCAATCTTAGGCTTGACTGTTGGATTGCCG GATAGTGGAGCGTACTTGGAACACAGACTTGCCGGCGTTCATACCGTCGTCATCCAAGGTCTCAACGCCGGAACGTTGGATTTGTCGCACAGCGTGTGGGGGCACCAG GTTGGATTGACCGGGGAGACGTTGGGCATCTTCTCTGAGAAGGGAGTGAATGCTGTCAAGTGGGAGGAGGCTAAGAGTGATACCCCAGTCATGTGGTACAAG AGATACTTCGATGCTCCATCCGGACATGATCCAGTTGCTTTGGAAATGAACTCGATGGGGAAAGGACTGGTGTGGATCAACGGCGAAAGCATCGGTCGTTACTGGATCTCCTACCTCAATCCTCTCGGGAAGGCTTCTCAATCAGT GTATCACGTGCCGCGGTCCTTCTTGAAGCCGAAGGACAACCTCATGGTCGTCTTCGAGGAGCACGGCGGGAAGCCGGAGGACATACAGATCATGACGGTGAAGAGGGACGACATCTGCACCGTCGTCTCCGATCTCCACCCCGCACACGTCAGGTCATGGTCGAGGGAGAACAGCAAGATCCGAAGCGTCGATGACGACGCGAAGCCGGAGGCTCGGTTGAAGTGCACGGGGAAGAAGGTGATCCAGTCCATTGATTTCGCAAGCTTTGGGAACCCCGGCGGCATGTGCGGCAACTTCACCACAGGGAGCTGCCATACGCCGCAGGCCAAGGCTGTAGCCGAGAAG GCCTGCTTGGGGAAGGAGTCCTGCGTGTTGCCGGTGGCGCCGGAGGCATACGGTGCTGACGTTGGGTGTCCGGAGACGATGGCCACTCTTGCAGTGCAGGCCAAGTGCGTCCCGAAGAAGTAG